Proteins encoded together in one Cicer arietinum cultivar CDC Frontier isolate Library 1 chromosome 4, Cicar.CDCFrontier_v2.0, whole genome shotgun sequence window:
- the LOC101503069 gene encoding uncharacterized protein: protein MNSAQVTAFQFGICLKNIVRNDYTSCVLPPMSINACHRIQIISTRDKPSFHPLLKCRKPLLVCSAGGKGMMENNDENSPWKSITNATEKFKGQSIEDVLRKQIQKGEYFDNGGSGVRPPGGGDSGGGGGSPDGTAGPEDESFLEDDTLQLIFAMGALICLYIYLLIGKEILRTIADYLRFLLGGGRSMRLQSFMRKLGRWYKSMKKRTKKTDEYWLEKTILNTPTWYYDPEDFRQAVKNYYASDADE from the exons ATGAATAGTGCTCAAGTTACAGCATTCCAGTTTGGgatttgtttgaaaaatatagTTCGGAATGATTATACATCATGTGTTTTACCACCAATGAGTATCAATGCTTGCCATCGGATTCAGATCATTAGCACAAGAGATAAACCATCATTTCACCCCCTTTTGAAATGTCGGAAACCTCTTCTTGTTTGCTCCGCCGGTGGAAAAGGAATGATGGAAAATAATGACGAG AATTCCCCATGGAAATCTATTACAAATGCTACGGAAAAATTTAAGGGGCAATCAATAGAAGATGTATTACGAAAGCAAATCCAAAAAGGTGAATATTTTGACAATGGTGGAAGTGGAGTAAGGCCACCAGGGGGAGGCGACAGTGGGGGCGGCGGTGGCAGTCCCGATGGCACTGCTGGACCTGAAGATGAAAGTTTTCTTGAAGATGATACTCTCCAATTGATTTTTGCAATGGGTGCCTTAATATGTCTG TATATCTATCTCCTCATAGGCAAGGAGATTCTAAGGACAATTGCAGACTATTTAAGGTTTCTACTTGGCGGAGGTCGATCTATGCGACTGCAGAGTTTCATGAGAAAACTGGGAAGATGGTACAAGAGTATGAAGAAGCGGACGAAAAAGACTGATGAGTACTGGTTGGAGAAGACCATTTTGAATACTCCGACATGGTATTATGATCCTGAGGATTTTCGTCAAGCTGTCAAGAATTACTATGCATCAGATGCAGATGAATAA